The Anabaena sp. WA102 genome contains a region encoding:
- a CDS encoding alpha/beta hydrolase, giving the protein MTQTLDFIRVSPPAGKTPDALIVTLHGWGANAQDVASLIPYVNLPDYEFLLPNAPYPYPYADTGKAWYDLRTENMYDGLTQSKQLLIDWLLSLESNTGVPLSRTILSGFSQGGAMTLDVGLSLPLAGLVVISGYLHPDVATLNQGNFPPTLIMHGTRDEVVPLQAAIKSREMAQSLGVAVEYHEFATGHEINLQMLEVLRTFVLNTIG; this is encoded by the coding sequence ATGACTCAAACATTAGACTTCATCAGAGTTTCTCCACCAGCAGGAAAAACACCAGATGCTTTAATCGTTACTTTACATGGTTGGGGTGCAAATGCCCAAGATGTTGCATCTTTGATTCCTTATGTCAATTTACCTGATTACGAGTTTCTTCTCCCCAATGCTCCCTATCCTTATCCTTATGCTGATACGGGTAAGGCATGGTATGATCTGCGGACAGAAAATATGTATGATGGATTAACCCAAAGTAAACAACTACTCATAGATTGGTTGCTCTCTTTAGAAAGTAATACGGGTGTACCGTTATCACGCACAATTTTGAGCGGATTCTCTCAAGGTGGGGCGATGACTTTAGATGTAGGATTAAGCTTACCCCTGGCTGGGTTGGTAGTGATAAGTGGCTATCTACATCCTGACGTAGCAACGCTGAATCAAGGCAATTTTCCGCCGACATTAATCATGCACGGTACAAGGGATGAAGTAGTCCCCCTACAAGCGGCGATTAAGTCGAGAGAAATGGCACAATCTCTAGGCGTAGCTGTGGAGTATCATGAATTTGCAACGGGACATGAAATTAATTTACAAATGTTAGAAGTGCTACGAACTTTTGTTCTTAACACAATTGGTTAG
- the coaBC gene encoding bifunctional phosphopantothenoylcysteine decarboxylase/phosphopantothenate--cysteine ligase CoaBC, with amino-acid sequence MPSSINTQSKRVLIAIGGGIAAYKVCELVSTLFKSGVEVRVILTKSAQEFITPLTLATLSRHQAYIDDDFWQPIYSRPLHIELGEWADLIVIAPLTANTLAKLAYGMADNLLTNTVLASTCPVLLAPAMNTDMWEQVAVQRNWQQLLTDSRFYGMETGSGLLACDRIGAGRMAEAAEIFVYIQSLLHTQGNRDLAGKQVLISAGGTREYLDPVRFIGNPSTGKMGLALAQAALHRGAKVILVHCPANWDVPLGVEAIAVVSAEEMQQVMFKHLANADIIIMSAAVADVKPKDYSSEKLPKRSLPENLPLAAVPDIVAELGNRKQPHQYLIGFAAQTGDIITPAKEKLQRKKLDAIVANPIDKVDSGFGSDNNQAVFLDKEGREVEIPACSKLEMAHYLFDFFKQNPLAWV; translated from the coding sequence ATGCCATCATCTATAAATACCCAATCAAAAAGAGTCCTAATTGCTATAGGCGGTGGTATTGCCGCCTATAAAGTTTGTGAATTGGTTTCAACACTGTTTAAATCTGGGGTAGAAGTGCGAGTAATTCTCACTAAATCTGCCCAAGAATTTATTACTCCTTTAACTTTAGCCACTCTATCCCGTCATCAAGCTTATATAGATGATGATTTTTGGCAACCAATTTATTCTCGTCCATTACATATCGAATTGGGTGAATGGGCTGATTTAATTGTAATTGCGCCTTTAACTGCTAACACTTTGGCTAAGTTAGCTTATGGTATGGCAGATAACTTATTAACAAATACTGTTCTCGCTTCTACTTGTCCCGTGTTGTTAGCACCAGCTATGAATACAGATATGTGGGAACAGGTAGCAGTACAAAGAAATTGGCAGCAGCTATTGACAGATAGCAGATTTTATGGTATGGAAACTGGTTCTGGGTTGTTGGCTTGCGATCGCATTGGTGCTGGTAGAATGGCAGAAGCGGCAGAAATATTTGTTTATATTCAATCTTTATTACACACCCAAGGAAACAGAGATTTAGCTGGGAAACAGGTTTTAATCAGTGCTGGGGGAACGCGAGAATATTTAGATCCGGTGCGATTTATTGGCAATCCCTCAACTGGTAAAATGGGTTTAGCATTGGCACAGGCAGCACTGCACCGAGGCGCAAAGGTAATATTAGTCCATTGTCCGGCGAATTGGGATGTACCTTTGGGAGTAGAAGCAATTGCGGTTGTGAGTGCAGAGGAAATGCAGCAGGTGATGTTCAAGCATTTAGCCAATGCAGATATCATTATCATGTCAGCCGCAGTTGCAGATGTAAAGCCTAAAGATTATAGTAGCGAAAAATTGCCCAAGCGATCGCTCCCCGAAAATCTTCCCCTAGCAGCAGTACCAGATATTGTCGCTGAACTGGGAAATCGTAAACAACCCCATCAATATTTAATTGGTTTTGCAGCACAAACTGGGGATATTATTACTCCTGCAAAAGAGAAATTGCAAAGAAAGAAATTAGACGCAATTGTAGCGAATCCTATTGATAAAGTTGATAGTGGTTTTGGGAGTGATAATAATCAAGCGGTGTTTTTAGATAAAGAAGGAAGAGAGGTAGAAATTCCAGCTTGTTCTAAGTTAGAAATGGCGCATTATTTGTTTGATTTTTTTAAGCAAAACCCACTTGCATGGGTTTGA
- a CDS encoding glycoside hydrolase family 10 protein, translated as MKKIFLKWQRQTRKLGFLAAMMAVSMVAFLMLSFPLNAQIPKSTELRGVWLTNIDSDVLFESNRLKQSLRTLQQFNFNTVYPAVWNWGYTLYPSKVAAKVIGKAVDPTPGLQKRDMLKEIVTEGHKQGLTVIPWFEFGFMAPADSLLAKNRPTWLTNRRDGTKIVKEGIHNRVWLNPFRPEVQQFIQDLIVEIVKNYDIDGIQFDDHFGLPSELGYDAYTTALYKKEHQGKLPPTDFKDPEWVNWRANKITDFMKRVFTVIKANKKDCIVSVAPNPQRFSYEYFLADWQKWERMGIVEDLVIQIYRNDLNVFINELEYPEVKQAQTHIPVSIGILSGLKNRSISMEQIKTQIEKVRERKFAGVSFFFYETLWNMSQEKPQQRQQTWQKIFPTPTNYPNLL; from the coding sequence ATGAAAAAAATATTCCTAAAATGGCAACGTCAAACTAGAAAACTGGGATTTTTAGCAGCTATGATGGCCGTGAGTATGGTTGCTTTCCTCATGCTATCATTCCCCCTAAATGCTCAAATTCCTAAATCCACAGAATTACGGGGAGTATGGTTAACAAATATTGATAGTGACGTTTTATTTGAGAGCAACAGACTAAAACAAAGTTTACGAACATTACAGCAATTTAATTTTAATACCGTTTATCCCGCCGTCTGGAATTGGGGATATACCCTTTATCCTAGCAAAGTCGCAGCCAAAGTCATTGGTAAAGCAGTTGACCCTACCCCCGGACTCCAAAAGCGAGATATGCTCAAAGAGATAGTCACCGAGGGACATAAACAAGGTTTAACAGTGATACCCTGGTTTGAATTTGGCTTTATGGCACCTGCTGATTCACTTCTCGCTAAAAATCGTCCTACTTGGTTGACAAACCGCAGAGATGGCACAAAAATAGTCAAAGAAGGCATACATAACCGAGTTTGGTTAAATCCCTTTCGTCCCGAAGTGCAACAATTTATCCAAGATTTGATAGTAGAAATAGTCAAAAACTATGACATTGACGGGATTCAATTTGATGACCATTTCGGATTACCATCAGAACTAGGATATGATGCCTACACCACAGCATTATACAAAAAAGAACACCAAGGAAAACTTCCTCCCACAGACTTCAAAGATCCAGAATGGGTAAATTGGAGAGCGAACAAAATTACCGACTTTATGAAACGGGTATTTACAGTAATTAAAGCTAATAAAAAAGATTGTATCGTTTCCGTTGCTCCTAATCCCCAGCGTTTTTCCTACGAATACTTCCTAGCGGATTGGCAGAAATGGGAAAGAATGGGAATAGTTGAAGACCTAGTTATACAGATTTATCGCAATGATTTAAACGTTTTTATCAACGAATTAGAATATCCAGAAGTCAAACAAGCCCAAACTCATATTCCCGTCAGCATTGGCATTTTAAGTGGGTTAAAAAATCGCTCAATTTCAATGGAACAAATCAAAACCCAAATAGAAAAAGTGCGAGAGCGAAAATTTGCCGGCGTTTCCTTCTTCTTCTACGAAACCCTCTGGAACATGAGCCAAGAAAAACCCCAACAACGCCAACAAACATGGCAAAAAATCTTCCCCACACCCACCAATTACCCCAACCTATTGTAA
- a CDS encoding serine/threonine-protein kinase encodes MTQITQSAVHCINPHCQRPYPQPWGNKFCNSCGAPLHLLDRYFSLKPLGAGGFAQIYTIWDEKTQTEKVLKVLVETSPKALELFIQEAEVLSSFRNSGVPKVEADGYFQVNLINPKPHQLPCLVMEKINGYTLEEVLINSPQGCSEDLVVGWFIQAVLILQELHKRQIIHRDIKPSNLMLRTSTPVSPAKSDQLVLIDFGGAKQFSGSVLRSHPTSTRLYSAGYSPQEQIRGGNIGPGADFYALGRTMIQLLTAKYPSELEDSLTGKLRWRNYRQIKPELADLIDEMVEDDVRLRPANAAIIHKRLLSIASPSPQQNLFSSTGKSVVQSITEFTQAISNTTLLIIQGIYKFLSACLATIWVMILTSICAGIGTMIGFFLAYHTSLGDRWLELLTYPLPTLVEKQPYIAAESIVYGFAGLGTGWGLTLSGCFGQKRRFLITALMGLIGYSLGWIACQFITTPNPAESLVTWILISLPLLTLGLGLRSHQIAYAVIAGLGSANLIAIFVRLGLGLHLFHFSSQPQGLDIFSPIGFFSLVSILISFSLSISHYLIVPCLRWLGWR; translated from the coding sequence TTGACCCAGATAACTCAGAGTGCGGTTCACTGCATAAATCCCCATTGTCAACGTCCCTATCCTCAACCTTGGGGAAACAAATTCTGTAACAGTTGTGGCGCACCGCTGCATCTGTTAGACCGCTATTTCTCTCTTAAACCTCTCGGTGCGGGGGGATTTGCCCAAATTTACACAATTTGGGATGAAAAGACACAGACAGAAAAAGTGCTAAAGGTGCTAGTTGAAACTTCACCCAAGGCGCTGGAATTATTTATTCAAGAAGCGGAAGTTTTAAGTAGTTTCCGCAACTCCGGCGTGCCTAAAGTTGAGGCTGATGGCTATTTTCAAGTTAACTTAATTAATCCTAAACCCCATCAATTACCTTGTTTGGTGATGGAAAAAATCAATGGCTACACTTTAGAGGAAGTATTAATAAATTCTCCTCAAGGTTGTTCCGAAGATTTGGTAGTCGGTTGGTTTATTCAAGCTGTATTGATTTTACAGGAGTTACATAAACGCCAAATTATTCACCGCGATATCAAACCTTCTAATTTGATGTTGCGGACTTCCACACCAGTATCTCCTGCCAAAAGTGATCAATTGGTGCTAATTGATTTTGGTGGTGCTAAACAATTTAGTGGGTCAGTTTTGCGATCGCACCCCACTTCTACACGCTTGTACTCTGCCGGCTATAGTCCCCAGGAACAAATTCGCGGCGGTAATATTGGACCAGGGGCAGATTTTTATGCGTTGGGACGGACAATGATTCAACTACTTACCGCCAAATATCCATCCGAATTGGAAGATAGTTTAACTGGAAAATTGCGTTGGCGAAATTATCGGCAGATTAAGCCAGAGTTAGCGGATTTAATTGATGAAATGGTAGAAGATGATGTGCGATTACGTCCAGCAAATGCAGCTATTATTCATAAACGGTTATTAAGTATCGCTTCCCCCTCTCCACAGCAAAATTTATTCAGTAGTACGGGTAAATCTGTTGTCCAATCCATCACTGAATTTACCCAAGCTATAAGTAATACTACTTTATTGATAATTCAGGGAATATACAAATTTTTATCCGCTTGTTTGGCAACTATTTGGGTAATGATCCTGACGAGTATCTGCGCGGGAATCGGGACTATGATTGGGTTTTTCCTAGCTTACCATACCAGTTTAGGCGATCGCTGGCTAGAATTACTAACCTATCCATTACCAACATTAGTCGAAAAACAACCTTATATAGCCGCAGAAAGTATAGTTTATGGTTTTGCAGGTTTGGGAACAGGTTGGGGATTAACCTTATCAGGGTGTTTTGGGCAAAAGCGGCGGTTTCTCATCACAGCCTTAATGGGCTTAATTGGCTACAGTTTAGGCTGGATAGCTTGTCAATTCATCACCACTCCAAATCCGGCGGAAAGCTTAGTCACATGGATTTTAATCTCACTTCCCCTATTAACCCTTGGTTTAGGTCTTCGCAGTCATCAAATCGCCTACGCTGTCATTGCAGGTTTAGGAAGTGCCAACCTCATAGCCATTTTCGTGCGTTTAGGGTTAGGACTACATTTATTCCATTTTTCCAGTCAACCACAAGGGCTGGATATATTTTCACCCATAGGTTTTTTTAGTTTAGTGAGTATCTTAATCAGCTTTTCCCTGAGTATAAGCCATTACCTAATTGTCCCTTGCTTACGCTGGTTAGGTTGGCGATAA
- a CDS encoding DUF262 domain-containing protein, producing the protein METNKLNNQQMELLDQEDDLENEFKFEDDDDENLEPFDPTKIRVKTKPMTMDLLLKRIKHDEIDLAPDFQRQADIWTNIAKSRLIESLLIRIPLPAFYIDATDDDKWIIIDGLQRISTFKEFLLNKEEDKNTKNKPLKLTGLQFLKDLENKKYDDLPRHYQRRIDETELTVYLIEPGTPDEVKYNIFQRINTGGLPLNNQELRQAMNPGKPIQILKNLANLPEFKRVINLSKKKKQRMDDHEFVLGFIAFILTSYKDYPVNKGRNYFLHETMKRLNKIDSNLIKTIENQFTIAMQAAYNIFENAAFRKYLSSPVNKSLFEAWSVTLSQLNPEQIEILIKNKEILKEKFIQKMKEDSNFLKSVSQVSSKVQYRFEQIDQIVQEVLSC; encoded by the coding sequence ATGGAAACAAATAAACTTAATAATCAACAGATGGAATTGCTAGATCAAGAAGATGATTTAGAAAATGAGTTTAAATTTGAAGATGATGATGATGAAAATTTAGAACCATTTGATCCGACTAAAATCAGGGTTAAAACTAAACCGATGACAATGGATTTGCTTCTTAAAAGAATTAAGCATGATGAAATTGATTTAGCTCCTGATTTTCAGCGTCAGGCAGATATTTGGACAAATATAGCGAAAAGCCGTTTAATCGAGTCTCTTTTAATTCGGATTCCACTTCCAGCATTTTATATAGATGCAACAGATGATGATAAATGGATTATTATAGATGGTTTACAAAGAATCAGCACATTTAAAGAGTTTCTTCTTAATAAAGAAGAAGATAAAAATACGAAGAATAAACCGCTTAAATTAACTGGATTACAATTTCTTAAAGATTTAGAAAATAAAAAATATGATGATTTACCTCGTCATTATCAAAGACGAATAGATGAAACAGAATTAACAGTTTATTTAATTGAACCCGGAACTCCTGATGAAGTTAAATATAATATTTTTCAAAGAATTAATACGGGTGGATTACCTCTTAATAATCAAGAACTCCGCCAAGCTATGAATCCTGGTAAACCGATACAAATTCTCAAAAACCTTGCTAATTTACCAGAATTTAAAAGAGTAATAAATCTAAGCAAAAAGAAAAAACAACGTATGGATGATCATGAATTTGTATTGGGTTTTATTGCTTTTATTTTAACCAGTTATAAAGATTATCCAGTAAATAAAGGTCGCAACTATTTTTTACATGAAACTATGAAAAGATTAAACAAAATAGACTCTAATTTGATAAAAACAATAGAAAATCAGTTTACTATTGCAATGCAAGCAGCTTATAATATTTTTGAAAATGCTGCTTTTCGGAAATATTTAAGCTCTCCTGTAAATAAATCTCTTTTTGAGGCTTGGTCAGTAACATTAAGTCAATTAAATCCAGAACAAATTGAAATATTAATCAAAAATAAAGAAATATTAAAAGAAAAATTTATACAAAAGATGAAAGAGGATTCTAATTTTCTTAAATCTGTGTCTCAAGTTTCTAGTAAAGTTCAATATCGGTTTGAACAAATTGATCAAATAGTTCAAGAGGTTTTATCATGTTAA
- the isiD gene encoding protein IsiD, translating to MKTLSISKTEISAMTATEVKDLATRLELDNYSNAFEGLNDWHLLRAIAFQRPELVEAYIHLLDLEAYDEA from the coding sequence ATGAAAACTCTAAGCATTTCCAAAACAGAAATTTCTGCTATGACGGCGACAGAGGTAAAAGATTTGGCTACACGTCTGGAATTAGATAACTATAGTAATGCTTTTGAGGGTTTGAATGATTGGCATCTACTGCGGGCGATCGCTTTTCAGCGTCCAGAGTTAGTTGAAGCCTATATCCACCTCTTAGATTTAGAAGCTTACGACGAAGCCTAA
- a CDS encoding peptide ligase PGM1-related protein produces the protein MVTLNIDDLQEVDKFRNLQLTLRDRWQTSELFDNSEADILIVPSLSIDQGELLKVEGCEHYEERLLFSLMRLRNPRTRLIYVTSMPLHPSIIDYYLQLLPGIPFSHARHRLLLLSTYDASLKPLSQKILERPRLLERIYKALRLDKAFMVCYNSTFWEAQLSLKLGVPLYAAAPDLQIWGTKSGSRQIFQESNVPLPDGSELVRNCEDLANVAADLWERQPTLQRMVIKLNEGFSGEGNALLDLREIMDVAPGKADHSQRVTAISDRLLHLRFQSLQETWANFSRRIPELGAIVEAFIEGEIKHSPSVQGRITPNGEVEIISTHDQILGGPDGQIYIGCRFPADANYRCELQELGLRVGNKLAEKGALERFAVDFVTVDRGHGKWDIQAIEINLRKGGTTHPFMTLKLLTNGRYDLSTGLFYSQQGRPKYYIATDNLQKPSYQGLLPNDLMDIIAHHRLHFDSGTETGTVFHLMGCLSQFGKLGLTSIGDSPQEAEDIYHKVIEVLDQETSGDHNNHSIFTDYNFPITGDGYSC, from the coding sequence ATGGTGACATTAAATATTGATGATTTACAAGAAGTTGATAAATTTCGGAATTTACAATTAACATTACGCGATCGCTGGCAAACTAGCGAGTTATTCGACAATAGTGAAGCGGATATTTTAATTGTTCCTTCTTTGAGTATAGATCAAGGAGAATTACTCAAGGTAGAAGGATGTGAGCATTATGAAGAAAGATTACTTTTCTCCTTAATGCGGTTAAGAAATCCCCGCACTAGGTTAATTTATGTGACATCAATGCCACTTCATCCTAGTATTATTGATTATTATCTGCAATTACTTCCGGGTATTCCTTTCTCTCATGCTCGTCATCGCTTATTATTACTTTCTACCTATGATGCTTCTTTAAAACCCCTCAGTCAAAAAATATTAGAACGTCCTCGATTATTGGAAAGAATTTACAAGGCTTTGCGCTTAGATAAGGCTTTTATGGTATGTTATAATTCCACTTTTTGGGAAGCGCAATTATCTTTAAAGTTGGGTGTACCTTTATATGCTGCTGCACCAGATTTGCAAATTTGGGGAACAAAGAGCGGCAGTAGACAGATTTTTCAAGAAAGTAATGTCCCACTTCCCGACGGTAGTGAGTTAGTCAGGAATTGTGAAGACTTAGCAAATGTTGCGGCTGATTTATGGGAACGTCAACCGACATTACAAAGAATGGTAATTAAGTTGAATGAAGGTTTTTCTGGGGAAGGGAATGCACTGTTAGATTTACGGGAAATAATGGATGTTGCACCGGGAAAAGCTGATCATAGTCAAAGAGTAACAGCAATTAGCGATCGCTTACTGCATTTACGGTTTCAATCTTTACAAGAAACCTGGGCAAATTTTTCTCGGCGCATTCCTGAATTAGGGGCAATAGTGGAAGCTTTTATCGAAGGAGAAATCAAACATTCACCCAGTGTACAAGGCAGAATTACACCCAATGGAGAAGTAGAAATTATTTCTACCCATGACCAAATTTTAGGCGGACCAGACGGACAAATTTATATAGGTTGTCGCTTTCCTGCGGATGCAAATTATCGCTGTGAATTACAGGAATTAGGTTTAAGAGTTGGAAATAAATTAGCGGAAAAAGGAGCTTTAGAAAGATTTGCCGTTGATTTTGTCACTGTAGATCGAGGTCATGGTAAATGGGATATTCAAGCCATTGAAATTAATCTTCGTAAAGGGGGAACAACTCACCCATTTATGACTTTAAAATTACTAACTAATGGACGTTATGATTTATCCACTGGATTATTTTATAGTCAACAAGGCAGACCTAAATATTATATTGCCACAGATAATTTACAAAAACCTAGTTATCAGGGATTATTACCTAATGACTTAATGGATATTATCGCTCACCACAGGTTACATTTTGATAGCGGCACAGAAACAGGTACAGTTTTTCATCTCATGGGTTGTCTTTCCCAATTTGGTAAATTAGGATTAACCAGTATTGGTGATTCACCCCAAGAAGCGGAAGATATTTATCACAAGGTTATTGAGGTTCTTGATCAAGAAACCAGCGGTGATCATAATAATCATTCTATCTTTACTGATTATAATTTTCCCATCACTGGAGATGGATATAGTTGCTAA
- a CDS encoding AAA family ATPase, with translation MLSSLTLKNFKPFENQSFSLKPLTLLSGLNSTGKSSLLQSLLLLRQSSQQNLLDNVGLALNGDLVSIGTAQDALFKRAKEDSMTLEIVMDNTIQGTWVFDYDRPSDVMQISSLSNIDEKIYNSSLFTDKFHYLKAERIAPRNYFQMSDFQVRQHQQVGSQGEFTAHFLFINEGKIIPNSELSHESIKSHQLGNQVEAWLGEISPGTGIDIELHSAMDVVNLQYYYEDNNSYRSTNVGFGITYTLPIIVAILSATSDTLILLENPEAHLHPRGQSKMGELIALAASCGIQIILETHSDHVLNGIRKAVKYKKLDAEKVQINYFERYLQKGQPITEIITPRIYPDGGIDKWPDGFFDQAEKDLMELL, from the coding sequence ATGTTAAGTTCTTTGACTTTAAAAAATTTTAAACCATTTGAAAATCAGTCTTTTTCTTTAAAACCATTAACATTACTTTCTGGATTAAATAGCACTGGTAAATCTTCTTTACTGCAATCTTTATTACTACTTCGTCAATCTTCTCAACAAAATTTATTAGATAATGTAGGTTTAGCACTAAATGGTGATTTAGTTTCTATAGGTACAGCCCAAGATGCTCTATTTAAGAGAGCAAAAGAAGATTCAATGACTTTGGAAATTGTGATGGATAATACCATTCAAGGTACTTGGGTTTTTGATTATGATCGTCCATCAGATGTAATGCAAATATCTTCATTGTCAAATATTGATGAAAAAATTTATAATTCAAGTCTTTTTACCGATAAATTTCATTATTTAAAAGCAGAAAGAATAGCACCTAGAAATTATTTCCAAATGTCTGATTTTCAAGTCAGACAACATCAACAGGTTGGAAGTCAAGGTGAATTTACTGCTCATTTTTTGTTTATAAATGAAGGTAAAATAATTCCAAATAGTGAACTATCACATGAATCAATAAAGTCTCATCAGTTAGGAAATCAAGTAGAAGCTTGGCTTGGCGAAATTAGTCCTGGAACAGGAATTGATATAGAATTACATTCAGCAATGGATGTAGTAAATTTACAGTATTATTATGAAGATAACAATTCCTATCGTTCAACTAACGTAGGTTTTGGAATTACCTACACTTTACCAATTATTGTCGCTATATTATCTGCTACTTCAGACACATTGATTTTGTTAGAGAACCCAGAAGCTCATCTTCATCCTAGAGGACAATCTAAGATGGGAGAATTAATTGCTTTAGCAGCAAGTTGTGGTATTCAAATAATCTTAGAAACTCATAGCGATCATGTTCTCAATGGTATTCGTAAAGCAGTAAAATATAAGAAACTTGATGCTGAAAAAGTGCAAATTAACTACTTTGAAAGATATCTACAAAAAGGACAACCAATAACAGAGATCATTACACCTCGAATTTATCCAGATGGAGGAATTGATAAATGGCCGGATGGTTTTTTTGATCAAGCTGAGAAGGATTTAATGGAGTTATTATAA
- a CDS encoding site-2 protease family protein — protein sequence MFTSSETPIIAAIVLIASGILGWGFYRARPFGKLGILAWLQSVVLMTPWLLFFGLFAAGIYINIVGILFLVVASAGLYIFLGRKLREAGQDAILKQRATDRLAAQGDKDSSVAVSELQLEPTPIPEADLSLIRGIFGIDTFFATETIPYQEGVVFKGNLRGEPEAVHNRLTKSLQERLEDKYRLFLVENTDGKPVIIILPSRTDPQRAQLAQKAFAVILFIATIATSLEVGGILQNFDLFSNPERFAEALPIALGLSVILISHEVGHWLLARRHQVKLSWPFFLPAVQIGSFGAITRFESLVPSRKALFDIALAGPAFGGITSLLLLVIGLLLSHPGSLFQLPNQFFQGSILVGSLARVVLGSALQSPVVNIHPLVIIGWLGLVITALNLMPAGQLDGGRIVQAIYGRKTAGRTTFATIVLLAIVSLGNPLAMYWAIVILFLQRDLERPSLNEISEPDDARAALCLLALFLMIATLLPLTPALAGRLGIGS from the coding sequence ATGTTTACTTCATCGGAAACTCCTATAATTGCAGCCATTGTGCTGATAGCGTCCGGCATTTTAGGCTGGGGCTTTTATCGTGCCAGACCTTTTGGTAAACTAGGCATCCTCGCCTGGTTACAATCTGTTGTCTTAATGACTCCCTGGCTTTTGTTCTTTGGATTATTTGCCGCTGGGATTTATATCAATATTGTTGGTATCTTGTTCTTGGTGGTAGCTTCCGCTGGATTGTATATTTTCCTGGGTAGAAAATTACGGGAAGCCGGTCAAGATGCTATTCTCAAGCAACGGGCAACGGACAGACTTGCAGCCCAAGGTGATAAAGACAGTTCCGTTGCAGTATCAGAACTGCAATTAGAACCAACACCCATACCCGAAGCAGATTTAAGTCTGATTAGAGGTATTTTCGGCATTGACACATTTTTTGCCACAGAAACTATTCCCTACCAAGAAGGAGTGGTTTTTAAAGGCAATTTGCGGGGAGAACCAGAAGCGGTTCATAACCGACTAACAAAAAGTTTACAGGAACGCTTAGAAGATAAATATCGCCTATTTTTGGTAGAAAATACTGACGGCAAACCTGTCATAATTATTCTCCCTAGCCGCACTGACCCCCAACGCGCCCAATTGGCACAAAAAGCTTTTGCAGTGATTTTGTTCATTGCAACTATCGCTACTAGCTTAGAGGTGGGGGGTATATTACAGAATTTCGATTTATTTAGTAACCCGGAACGCTTTGCAGAAGCTTTACCTATTGCTTTGGGTTTATCGGTAATTTTGATCTCTCACGAAGTTGGACATTGGTTGTTAGCGCGTCGTCACCAAGTTAAATTAAGTTGGCCGTTCTTTTTACCAGCGGTGCAAATTGGTTCTTTTGGGGCAATTACTAGGTTTGAATCCCTTGTCCCTAGCCGTAAAGCCTTATTTGATATTGCTTTGGCAGGACCCGCTTTTGGGGGGATTACTTCTTTGTTATTACTGGTGATAGGGTTGCTACTTTCTCACCCAGGGAGTTTATTCCAATTACCCAATCAGTTTTTCCAAGGTTCAATTTTAGTCGGTAGTTTGGCACGGGTTGTCCTTGGTTCGGCTTTACAATCTCCGGTGGTGAATATTCATCCTTTGGTAATTATTGGTTGGTTGGGATTAGTTATCACTGCGTTGAATTTAATGCCCGCTGGACAACTAGACGGGGGGCGAATTGTCCAAGCGATTTATGGACGCAAAACCGCAGGAAGAACCACTTTTGCCACGATAGTTTTACTGGCTATCGTATCATTAGGTAATCCTTTGGCGATGTATTGGGCAATTGTGATTTTGTTTTTACAACGCGATTTAGAGCGCCCCAGTTTGAATGAAATTAGTGAACCAGATGATGCTAGGGCGGCTTTATGTCTTTTGGCGTTGTTTTTGATGATTGCTACTCTTTTACCTTTAACTCCGGCTTTGGCTGGGCGCTTGGGTATCGGTAGTTAG